One window of the Archaeoglobus sulfaticallidus PM70-1 genome contains the following:
- a CDS encoding metallophosphoesterase family protein, which translates to MKHRIEANNFIELLELNLKPKKCVEIESSEAIVVGDIHADVETLREIISKDAKCYIFLGDYADRGEYPVETYFEILRLMNESYVVMLRGNHESGNVYPHDLPYHIKSYFGEFAEEILEKISELWSKLPVCACREDYFFVHGGIPTMGRKYFEEFSEEMIKNPDDDAVMEMLWNDPWEKDENGLNYQRGRYYFFGMRTTRAFLDQLEFKVIVRGHEPFKILRAEQKGMVVTVGSSKLYPNAAYLEIDFMESIDDGFDVVRKFGRHVYLFP; encoded by the coding sequence ATGAAGCACAGAATAGAGGCAAACAACTTCATCGAACTTTTAGAACTCAATCTCAAGCCAAAAAAATGCGTTGAAATCGAATCCAGCGAGGCTATTGTTGTGGGAGACATTCACGCTGATGTCGAAACCCTGAGAGAGATAATCTCAAAGGATGCTAAATGCTACATATTCTTGGGGGATTACGCAGACAGAGGGGAGTATCCTGTAGAAACTTACTTCGAGATACTCAGGCTGATGAACGAGAGCTATGTTGTGATGCTGAGGGGTAATCACGAGAGCGGAAATGTTTACCCTCATGATCTTCCATACCATATCAAGAGCTACTTCGGCGAGTTCGCGGAGGAGATCTTGGAGAAAATTTCAGAGCTATGGAGCAAGCTTCCGGTTTGTGCTTGCAGAGAGGACTACTTTTTCGTACATGGTGGAATACCAACTATGGGCAGAAAGTATTTCGAAGAATTCTCCGAGGAGATGATAAAAAACCCTGACGATGATGCTGTTATGGAGATGCTCTGGAACGATCCATGGGAGAAAGACGAAAATGGTCTGAACTATCAGCGAGGTCGGTACTACTTCTTTGGTATGAGAACAACCAGAGCCTTTCTCGATCAGCTGGAGTTCAAAGTAATAGTTCGGGGCCACGAGCCGTTCAAGATTCTGAGGGCAGAGCAAAAGGGTATGGTCGTTACTGTCGGCTCATCGAAGCTGTACCCCAATGCTGCGTACCTCGAGATTGACTTTATGGAAAGCATAGATGATGGATTCGATGTTGTCAGGAAATTTGGGAGACATGTCTATTTATTTCCATAA
- a CDS encoding ATP-dependent DNA ligase, translating into MSSITFLEFSEFCDELEKISSTIELSSKIANFLRNIESDDDIYNIALFLTGRIYPPWDEREVGIGVGLVYEALRLTTGLKKREIEEIVKETGDLGLASEKVLSRKLQTILFREELTIAYLREVFDAMSSLKGEKSQKKKVRMLMDLFSSASPIEAKYITRLLLGEMRLGVGEGILRDAIAKAFNLSADIVERAYMITNDFGKVAVTAKKEGEEGLKRLKIKPHIPIRMMLAQVAESVESAVMEMGRVAVEWKFDGTRVQIHYADGRITIYSRRLENVTKALPDVVEMVKKSVKSGVILDGEAIAIKDGKPLPFQNILRRFRRKHRISQAVEKIPITVQVFDILYCDNEIYSGETIDLPLHERRKILENVVKDDGNGLKLARQEITSDVRRVHEIFDEAIAAGHEGVMLKRPDSLYIPGKRGKNWLKIKEVMETLDLVVVAGEWGEGKRSHFISSFELACVAENGDLLPVGKVATGFTEDDLEELTELFKNEIEYEEGKKVVFKPKYVFEVAYQEIQKSPKYESGYALRFPRFVRLREDKDISEADTIERVGRLYESQFGMKGAR; encoded by the coding sequence ATGAGCAGTATCACATTCCTCGAATTTTCGGAATTTTGCGATGAGCTTGAAAAGATCTCATCAACCATAGAGCTATCTTCAAAAATTGCAAACTTTCTCAGGAACATAGAAAGTGATGACGACATATACAACATCGCTTTGTTCCTTACCGGGAGGATATATCCTCCTTGGGATGAAAGAGAGGTTGGAATTGGAGTTGGGCTGGTATATGAGGCTCTAAGGCTGACAACAGGTCTGAAAAAGAGAGAAATAGAAGAAATAGTTAAAGAAACAGGTGACCTGGGTTTGGCCTCTGAAAAAGTTCTTTCTAGAAAGCTCCAGACGATTCTGTTCAGAGAGGAGCTTACGATAGCATATCTCAGAGAGGTTTTCGATGCGATGAGTTCACTGAAAGGTGAAAAGAGTCAGAAGAAGAAGGTAAGAATGCTCATGGATCTGTTCTCCTCAGCCTCACCTATCGAGGCGAAGTATATAACGAGATTGCTTCTCGGTGAGATGAGGCTCGGTGTTGGCGAAGGAATACTGAGAGATGCCATAGCCAAAGCGTTCAATCTGAGTGCGGATATTGTCGAGAGAGCCTACATGATTACGAACGATTTCGGGAAGGTTGCTGTTACAGCGAAAAAGGAGGGAGAAGAGGGACTCAAAAGGCTGAAGATCAAACCACACATTCCGATAAGGATGATGCTCGCACAGGTGGCGGAGAGTGTTGAGTCTGCAGTTATGGAAATGGGTAGGGTTGCTGTAGAATGGAAGTTCGATGGAACCAGGGTTCAGATACACTATGCCGATGGAAGGATAACAATATACTCCAGAAGGCTTGAGAATGTAACCAAAGCCTTACCCGATGTCGTCGAAATGGTCAAAAAGAGTGTTAAGAGTGGAGTTATTCTGGATGGAGAGGCCATAGCGATCAAAGATGGAAAACCGCTCCCATTCCAGAATATACTCAGAAGGTTCAGGAGAAAGCACAGGATCAGCCAGGCAGTAGAAAAGATACCCATAACAGTTCAGGTTTTCGATATCCTTTACTGTGATAACGAAATCTACAGCGGAGAGACGATAGATCTGCCCTTGCATGAAAGGAGGAAGATTCTGGAGAATGTTGTTAAAGATGATGGCAACGGCCTAAAACTGGCAAGGCAGGAAATAACCTCTGATGTCAGAAGGGTTCATGAGATCTTCGACGAAGCAATAGCTGCAGGGCATGAAGGGGTTATGCTAAAAAGACCTGATTCTTTATACATACCCGGAAAGAGAGGTAAGAACTGGCTCAAGATAAAGGAGGTCATGGAAACCCTCGATCTGGTTGTTGTCGCTGGGGAGTGGGGAGAAGGAAAGAGGAGTCACTTCATAAGCTCCTTCGAGCTTGCGTGTGTTGCTGAAAATGGGGATTTGCTTCCGGTAGGAAAGGTTGCTACTGGATTCACAGAAGACGATCTGGAAGAGCTGACAGAGCTGTTCAAAAACGAAATAGAGTATGAAGAGGGTAAGAAGGTTGTTTTCAAACCAAAGTATGTTTTTGAGGTTGCATATCAGGAGATACAGAAGAGTCCAAAGTACGAGAGCGGATATGCTTTGAGATTTCCGAGGTTCGTTCGTCTGAGAGAGGACAAGGACATAAGCGAGGCAGATACCATTGAGAGGGTTGGTAGGCTATATGAATCACAGTTCGGGATGAAGGGTGCAAGATGA
- a CDS encoding tetratricopeptide repeat protein: MTDLETLKKEVFDYLRKGLPLMALERIQKSAPEGIRDVAEKLLQEPVAVKELDGEWRDILTLIYFTHFSLITSDLMSREGLASWSVASLNSAKLARKFGLKELEAITLSNSAKALSMMNMADRAERAYAEADRIFRELEMTDEILRGFVSNLNDFGSFCIEHERFDEAEKYLMEAHDLVNKNRELFSDDMLAHILSNLGSLKTEQKKFDEAMEFYSKAEEIFRKVVEKDKSKEIDLAIVLSNFGAMYREMKDFSKAEEKFNEAKEIFEELAKRNLFYRSYLGDALTNLGIIYKKTGRLKEAEEAFLKDLEIKKDLMERNPAYLKSYAHSLDNIADFYKEVGNEKKARKYKEEANRIYEGLMRKEKGSAS, from the coding sequence ATGACAGATCTTGAAACCCTGAAAAAAGAAGTTTTTGACTATCTGAGAAAAGGATTACCTCTGATGGCTCTTGAGAGAATTCAAAAGTCTGCACCAGAAGGAATCAGAGATGTTGCTGAAAAGTTACTGCAGGAGCCCGTAGCAGTCAAAGAACTGGATGGAGAATGGAGAGATATACTCACGCTCATCTATTTCACACACTTTTCCCTTATAACCAGCGATCTGATGAGCAGAGAGGGTTTGGCCTCATGGTCTGTAGCATCACTGAACTCTGCTAAACTCGCAAGAAAATTTGGGCTGAAAGAGCTTGAGGCCATAACGCTGTCGAATTCGGCAAAGGCGCTATCGATGATGAACATGGCTGATAGAGCGGAGAGGGCTTATGCCGAGGCAGACAGAATATTCAGAGAGCTTGAAATGACAGATGAGATACTCAGAGGTTTTGTTTCCAACCTGAACGACTTCGGATCATTCTGCATAGAGCATGAGAGGTTTGATGAAGCTGAAAAGTACCTCATGGAGGCACACGACCTCGTAAACAAAAATAGGGAGCTGTTTTCAGATGATATGCTCGCCCACATACTCAGCAATCTTGGATCCCTGAAAACTGAGCAGAAAAAGTTTGATGAGGCTATGGAGTTCTACTCAAAGGCTGAAGAGATTTTCAGGAAGGTTGTTGAGAAAGACAAGAGCAAGGAAATAGACCTTGCCATAGTCCTCAGCAACTTTGGTGCAATGTACAGAGAGATGAAAGATTTTTCCAAAGCTGAAGAGAAGTTTAATGAAGCAAAAGAAATCTTCGAAGAGCTTGCCAAGAGAAATCTGTTCTACAGAAGCTATCTTGGTGATGCGCTAACGAACCTCGGTATCATATACAAAAAAACAGGGAGGCTGAAAGAGGCTGAAGAGGCATTTTTAAAGGATCTGGAGATAAAGAAAGACCTCATGGAGAGAAACCCAGCTTACTTGAAGAGCTACGCCCACAGCCTGGACAACATAGCAGACTTCTACAAAGAAGTAGGCAATGAGAAGAAAGCCAGAAAGTACAAGGAGGAAGCTAACAGAATCTACGAAGGGCTTATGAGAAAAGAGAAAGGTTCTGCGAGCTAA
- a CDS encoding (Fe-S)-binding protein, translating to MMDSRIDSKIINEVLACAQCNYCRVCPAYQIDGWESVSPRGKLYLMKAFLKNKLEMNTNVLKDFFKCTTCGLCENVCQTDIPLLKLWEEMRTNIVELREPLPAHRKFGEKILAYGNPYGEDNSLREWLNEKLEGNSSTIFFAGCTASFKERSIAEGSVRLLNHFDIEFSHLGRDELCCGSTLFRTGQRKAGEKMFEKNLKIFEKMGVERIITSCAGCFRTFSIDYRKIAEEKRVDYDIEVYHITQILRDVMDNNVIGELDSIHEVVTYHDPCHLGRHSGVYDEPREIIKAIGFELVEMEHSRENSMCCGAGGGLRAQFKDLSINIARMRLKEAIDTGAKYLITSCPFCKRHLRSSNSFEIEVFDIVEILSQIMFQNPD from the coding sequence ATGATGGACAGCAGGATTGACAGCAAGATTATCAACGAAGTTTTGGCATGTGCGCAATGCAATTACTGCAGGGTGTGCCCGGCATATCAGATCGATGGATGGGAGAGCGTTTCTCCAAGGGGAAAACTCTATTTGATGAAGGCATTTCTGAAAAATAAACTGGAGATGAACACGAACGTTTTGAAGGATTTTTTCAAGTGCACAACCTGTGGGTTATGCGAGAATGTCTGCCAGACAGATATACCGCTGCTAAAGCTCTGGGAAGAAATGAGAACAAACATTGTTGAGCTAAGAGAGCCGCTACCAGCTCACAGAAAATTTGGAGAGAAGATACTGGCATACGGAAATCCCTATGGCGAGGATAACTCTCTTAGGGAGTGGTTGAATGAAAAACTTGAAGGAAACAGCAGTACAATTTTCTTCGCTGGATGCACAGCTAGCTTCAAGGAGAGAAGCATTGCTGAAGGTAGTGTCAGGCTTCTGAACCATTTTGACATTGAGTTTTCACATCTTGGCAGAGATGAGCTCTGCTGCGGATCCACCCTTTTCAGAACGGGGCAGAGAAAAGCTGGAGAAAAGATGTTCGAGAAGAATCTGAAGATCTTTGAAAAGATGGGCGTGGAAAGAATAATCACCTCATGCGCAGGATGTTTCAGAACCTTTTCGATAGACTACAGAAAAATCGCTGAGGAAAAAAGGGTTGATTATGACATAGAGGTCTACCACATAACCCAGATCCTCAGAGATGTCATGGATAACAATGTTATTGGTGAACTCGATAGCATTCATGAGGTGGTCACCTATCATGACCCATGCCACCTCGGCAGGCACAGTGGTGTATATGATGAGCCAAGGGAGATAATAAAAGCTATTGGCTTTGAACTGGTAGAAATGGAACATAGCAGAGAGAATTCTATGTGCTGCGGTGCAGGAGGGGGTCTGAGGGCACAGTTTAAGGATTTGTCAATAAACATAGCCAGAATGAGGCTGAAGGAAGCTATTGATACCGGAGCAAAATATCTGATAACCTCGTGCCCGTTCTGCAAGAGGCATTTACGCAGTTCAAACTCGTTCGAGATTGAGGTATTCGACATCGTGGAGATTCTGTCACAAATTATGTTCCAAAATCCAGATTGA
- a CDS encoding FAD-binding oxidoreductase, whose protein sequence is METLEKFQYDLKKNLSRVSFDYHERKVYSHDISVLPEYIEKIACRDAEAIVQPQSVEEVLEILKLSKKYSKPIVPRGSATSGYGGVIPYFGGIVVDFSRMYKFEINEDEKTFIAEPGAVWWDVEKRANKKGLSLRVYPTSALSSTVGGWIAQGGVGIGSMMFGGIKDCVERLQVADFNGLRFVEENELKYYVGMEGTTGLITSAKLRLMEYKEKIPVGLEIKDFNDIKRLNAYSAVFFSSGYIRMINEAEGSDYEEKDVLIAVFLDRAEVNGFDAKDFWEERFYPMRVKRKWPSIVMTEILMPLENLENYCKIIGKELKGRDFGIQIHFCKEGGRILGNVIIILASDENDRRFTKDWRKSMKLLKMGLKLSGKPYSTGMFLSHLSKKYLKDYEELLRFKKSVDPDNLLNPGKIFPAGKLPRIMKLAEIFA, encoded by the coding sequence ATGGAGACTCTGGAGAAGTTTCAATACGATTTGAAGAAAAATCTTTCTCGTGTATCTTTTGATTATCACGAGAGGAAGGTTTACTCTCACGATATTTCCGTCCTTCCTGAGTATATTGAGAAGATTGCCTGCAGGGATGCTGAGGCGATCGTGCAACCTCAAAGCGTTGAGGAGGTTCTGGAGATATTGAAGCTCAGCAAGAAGTACTCGAAGCCCATAGTGCCGAGAGGTTCTGCAACCTCTGGCTATGGTGGGGTCATCCCGTATTTTGGCGGAATAGTGGTTGATTTTTCAAGGATGTATAAATTTGAGATAAATGAGGATGAGAAAACTTTCATCGCTGAACCCGGAGCAGTCTGGTGGGATGTTGAGAAGAGAGCCAACAAAAAAGGGTTGAGTCTGAGAGTTTATCCTACCAGCGCGTTATCCTCCACCGTTGGTGGATGGATCGCTCAGGGAGGAGTAGGAATAGGCAGCATGATGTTTGGAGGTATCAAAGACTGTGTGGAGCGTTTGCAGGTTGCCGATTTCAATGGGCTGAGGTTTGTTGAAGAGAATGAGCTCAAGTACTATGTGGGCATGGAGGGAACCACAGGGCTTATAACCTCTGCAAAACTTAGGCTGATGGAATATAAAGAGAAGATCCCGGTTGGTCTTGAGATTAAAGACTTCAATGATATAAAACGGCTAAACGCATATTCTGCCGTATTCTTCAGTTCAGGTTATATTAGAATGATAAACGAGGCTGAAGGTTCAGACTACGAAGAAAAGGATGTTTTAATCGCTGTATTCTTAGACAGGGCTGAAGTAAATGGTTTTGATGCGAAAGATTTCTGGGAAGAGAGGTTTTATCCGATGAGGGTTAAGAGAAAGTGGCCGTCAATTGTTATGACCGAGATCCTGATGCCCTTAGAAAACCTTGAAAATTATTGCAAGATTATCGGCAAGGAGCTGAAGGGCAGAGATTTCGGAATCCAGATACACTTCTGCAAAGAGGGTGGCAGAATACTCGGAAATGTGATCATCATTCTCGCAAGCGATGAAAACGATAGAAGGTTTACCAAGGACTGGAGAAAGTCTATGAAGTTGCTTAAAATGGGGTTGAAGCTCTCAGGAAAGCCTTATTCGACTGGAATGTTTCTTTCTCATCTGAGCAAGAAGTATCTGAAGGATTACGAAGAGTTGCTAAGGTTTAAGAAGAGTGTGGATCCAGACAACCTTTTAAATCCCGGAAAGATATTCCCTGCCGGTAAACTGCCCAGAATCATGAAGCTGGCAGAAATTTTTGCATAG
- the thiC gene encoding phosphomethylpyrimidine synthase, with protein sequence METLMELARNSKHPEWLKEVARDERVDLDFLLKLIAKGEVVVPRNIRRENSRPKAIGRFMKTKVNANVGTSDDYVNEGEEVKKAVIAEKYGADAIMDLSTGGDLDRIRKKILDAISVPFGTVPIYQAARSCRKVVDMDEDDFFGVVEKQARDGVDFMTIHAGVNWNSVERLKRSKRLLGVVSRGGAITIGWMLHNQKENPYYENFDYLLEILKEYDVTISLGDAFRPGCIHDASDRVKFTEFILLGELVEKCREAGVQSMVEGPGHVPLDEIETSVRAMKHVTKNAPLYLLGPLVTDISAGYDHISSAIGAAIAGMHGADFICYVTPSEHLALPTVEDVREGVIAAKIAAHAVDLVKDGQREHARKRDYEMSLARKNLDWEKQFELSIDPEKARAVWERRKSKSDACSMCGELCAIKIVKNAFDS encoded by the coding sequence ATGGAGACCCTGATGGAGCTTGCAAGAAACTCAAAGCATCCGGAATGGTTGAAAGAAGTCGCCAGAGATGAGAGGGTCGATCTCGACTTTCTGCTGAAGCTTATTGCCAAAGGTGAGGTAGTAGTCCCAAGAAATATTCGGAGAGAGAATTCCAGGCCAAAAGCAATAGGGAGGTTCATGAAGACCAAGGTAAACGCGAATGTTGGAACCTCCGATGACTATGTAAACGAGGGCGAAGAGGTTAAAAAGGCTGTTATTGCAGAAAAATATGGGGCAGATGCGATAATGGATCTATCCACCGGAGGCGATCTGGACAGGATAAGGAAGAAGATACTGGATGCTATAAGCGTTCCCTTCGGCACAGTGCCAATATATCAGGCGGCGAGGAGTTGCAGGAAAGTTGTTGATATGGATGAAGATGATTTCTTCGGAGTCGTTGAGAAGCAAGCAAGAGATGGCGTTGATTTTATGACTATCCATGCTGGAGTAAACTGGAACAGCGTAGAGAGGTTGAAGAGGAGTAAAAGGTTGCTCGGAGTTGTTAGCAGGGGTGGGGCAATAACGATCGGTTGGATGCTCCACAACCAGAAGGAGAATCCATATTACGAGAATTTCGATTACCTGCTTGAAATCCTGAAGGAATACGATGTCACGATAAGCCTTGGCGATGCATTTCGCCCGGGATGCATTCACGATGCCAGCGATAGAGTCAAGTTTACCGAATTCATTCTGCTTGGCGAGCTTGTGGAGAAGTGCAGAGAGGCCGGAGTTCAGTCGATGGTTGAGGGCCCGGGACATGTTCCACTGGATGAGATCGAGACTTCTGTCAGGGCCATGAAGCATGTAACAAAAAATGCTCCGCTCTATCTACTCGGGCCTCTGGTTACAGACATCTCTGCCGGATACGATCACATCTCCTCTGCCATAGGTGCTGCAATTGCCGGGATGCATGGGGCAGACTTCATATGCTATGTTACTCCCTCGGAGCATCTTGCATTACCCACAGTGGAGGATGTAAGAGAGGGAGTTATAGCTGCAAAGATAGCAGCCCATGCAGTGGATCTCGTCAAGGATGGACAGAGGGAGCATGCTAGAAAGAGGGATTACGAGATGTCCCTTGCAAGAAAGAATCTTGACTGGGAGAAACAGTTCGAGTTGTCCATAGACCCTGAAAAAGCCAGGGCTGTATGGGAAAGAAGAAAGTCGAAAAGCGATGCATGTTCGATGTGTGGGGAGCTGTGTGCGATAAAGATAGTAAAGAACGCTTTTGACAGTTAG
- a CDS encoding S-methyl-5-thioribose-1-phosphate isomerase, producing MRTIYWENCIKMIDQTKLPDELEILEIRNVDDLVSAIKRLSIRGAPALEAAGGYGVALACIEREFDSFEDFLKYVSERASSLANARPTAVNLSVGVERVLRKVKAASSIEEARKLAVQEAEKIAEEDVFRNRLMGSFGAKLIEDGDSILTICNTGSLATVEWGTALGVIRSAKLEGKNIRVFACETRPLNQGSRLTTWELINDGIDVTLITDSMAGIVMQKGMVDKVIVGADRIVSDGVFNKIGTYTLAVLAKEHGIPFFVAAPLTTFDWEKKMDDVVIEERDADELRYCHVKCKNCRIAPENVKVYNPAFDSTPLSYVSALITEKGVIFPPYDESVPKVLKSKEFINR from the coding sequence ATGAGAACAATTTACTGGGAAAACTGCATAAAGATGATAGACCAGACAAAACTTCCTGACGAGCTTGAAATTCTCGAGATCAGAAATGTTGATGATCTCGTTTCTGCGATCAAAAGACTATCGATAAGAGGTGCTCCAGCACTTGAGGCTGCTGGAGGATATGGAGTTGCTCTGGCTTGCATAGAGAGGGAGTTCGATAGTTTTGAAGATTTTCTGAAATATGTCTCCGAAAGAGCAAGTTCTCTCGCAAATGCCAGACCAACTGCGGTAAACCTCTCTGTTGGGGTTGAAAGAGTATTGAGAAAGGTCAAGGCCGCCAGTAGCATTGAAGAAGCAAGGAAACTGGCAGTTCAGGAGGCTGAAAAAATTGCTGAAGAGGATGTTTTCAGGAATAGGCTCATGGGCAGCTTTGGTGCAAAGCTCATTGAGGATGGAGATAGTATTCTTACAATCTGTAATACTGGAAGCTTAGCAACAGTGGAGTGGGGTACAGCCTTGGGGGTTATCAGAAGTGCAAAGCTCGAGGGCAAGAACATCAGGGTTTTTGCCTGTGAAACGAGACCGCTCAATCAGGGATCAAGGCTGACCACATGGGAGCTGATAAACGATGGCATCGATGTCACGCTGATAACTGACAGTATGGCTGGAATAGTAATGCAGAAAGGAATGGTTGACAAGGTGATAGTTGGAGCTGACAGGATAGTCAGTGATGGTGTTTTCAACAAAATCGGAACCTATACTCTTGCTGTCCTGGCAAAAGAGCATGGCATACCTTTCTTCGTCGCCGCACCTCTTACAACATTCGACTGGGAGAAGAAGATGGACGATGTTGTTATCGAGGAGAGGGATGCTGATGAGCTCAGATACTGTCATGTCAAATGCAAAAACTGCAGGATCGCTCCTGAAAATGTGAAAGTCTATAACCCAGCATTCGATTCTACTCCACTGAGCTATGTTTCAGCTTTGATAACAGAGAAAGGTGTGATCTTCCCACCCTATGATGAGAGCGTTCCAAAAGTCCTGAAAAGCAAAGAATTTATCAATCGATGA
- a CDS encoding LysR family transcriptional regulator produces MRLDFMKTFLKVVEKGSLKSAAKELGMSISSISFQINSLEEFYGAKLLNRKVSGVTLTEEGIIAMKNMETVLGLIEEAKKLIASLREDKITIASGMVGLNIVFQLQTLLKAKYPSLQVEIVLRGAHECLKLLNRGEVDFTIVGDYSDDVDDSKFLIEKIGKDWLVLIVSRNHPLAKADEVTLEEVVNYPMIFLTDDYGITSSTRKALKMSGYDVKPSLVVGDFFLKINSVANNLGVAITSMIAASKAYETGMVTIKPIKDFYDERDIYMISSKLSQDCKRMKEYHEFLLKGARRLFDEFYKMYLKLH; encoded by the coding sequence ATGAGACTCGACTTCATGAAAACTTTCCTGAAAGTAGTCGAGAAAGGAAGTCTCAAATCCGCCGCAAAAGAGCTTGGAATGTCCATAAGTTCAATCAGTTTTCAGATCAATTCTCTTGAAGAATTCTACGGTGCAAAACTGCTGAACAGGAAAGTGAGTGGTGTGACTCTCACAGAAGAGGGAATCATAGCGATGAAAAATATGGAAACGGTTCTCGGGTTGATTGAAGAGGCTAAAAAGCTAATTGCTAGCTTGAGAGAGGATAAAATAACCATAGCATCTGGAATGGTTGGTTTGAACATTGTCTTTCAACTTCAAACCCTGCTCAAGGCAAAGTATCCATCATTGCAGGTTGAAATTGTTTTAAGAGGTGCTCACGAGTGTTTAAAACTCCTCAATAGGGGTGAGGTGGATTTCACGATAGTTGGGGATTACAGCGATGATGTAGATGACAGCAAATTCCTGATAGAAAAAATCGGAAAAGACTGGTTAGTTTTGATCGTTTCTAGAAACCATCCCCTTGCTAAGGCTGATGAGGTTACACTCGAGGAGGTTGTGAACTATCCAATGATCTTTCTGACAGATGACTATGGAATAACCTCAAGCACGAGGAAAGCTCTGAAAATGAGCGGATATGATGTCAAACCATCTCTCGTTGTGGGAGATTTCTTCCTGAAGATCAACAGCGTTGCCAACAACCTTGGAGTTGCAATAACATCTATGATTGCTGCATCCAAAGCCTATGAAACCGGAATGGTCACAATAAAGCCGATAAAGGACTTCTACGATGAGAGAGATATATACATGATCTCGAGCAAACTATCACAGGACTGCAAGAGGATGAAAGAGTACCATGAGTTTCTGCTCAAGGGTGCGAGAAGACTTTTCGACGAGTTCTACAAGATGTATTTGAAGCTACATTAG
- a CDS encoding transcriptional regulator, translated as MVEELTEKEEKIVKLLSEAGLNRNIAKVVVFLSKTGEAISRDIERAANLRQPEVSLAMKELKEWGWIKERELKKKGKGRPLKSYKLTYDIKDIVSELVKKKREEIKKAEKDLEELEKLVGL; from the coding sequence ATGGTTGAAGAGCTTACCGAAAAGGAAGAAAAAATAGTTAAACTTCTTTCAGAGGCAGGATTAAACAGGAATATTGCTAAAGTGGTTGTATTCCTCTCTAAAACTGGTGAAGCTATCTCCAGAGACATTGAAAGGGCAGCGAATCTGAGGCAACCAGAGGTAAGTCTCGCAATGAAGGAGCTTAAAGAGTGGGGATGGATAAAAGAGAGAGAGCTTAAGAAAAAAGGCAAGGGAAGACCGCTCAAAAGCTACAAGCTGACATACGATATAAAGGATATTGTTTCAGAACTCGTTAAAAAGAAACGGGAAGAGATCAAGAAAGCTGAAAAGGATCTGGAGGAGCTTGAAAAGCTTGTTGGACTTTAG
- a CDS encoding MFS transporter, producing MFGISLSAFIVMLGMGIITPLLPIFAQDLGASGIWIGVIFSAYSFSRLVFLPISGMLSDRYGRRRTILLGLFLYSSVTFLYILSKTPEQLSFVRMLHGITSAMIIPVAMASVGDISIKGKEGFFIGKFNQSLFLGMASGPIVGGVLNDILGMKLTFMSLSFFGFFTLLVVFISFPETVTTRKEKKPVFRNSKLWIAFIFRFINSMGRGSILSFLPIYLGFLNYSTTVIGSLVSLNLFISALIQPSFGRLSDRVGVRYPVIMSALAGAGILFALPRVSSLDSLIFLSVLLGITSAMSIPAVGAIVAVEGKKGGMGQLMGILSASKSLGRVVGPVVSGVIFDVFGGGIYGVRMAFTLASLLSVSSAIIFWIGYKD from the coding sequence TTGTTCGGAATCTCTCTGTCGGCTTTCATAGTCATGCTTGGAATGGGGATAATAACCCCGTTACTGCCAATTTTCGCTCAGGATCTTGGAGCAAGTGGGATATGGATTGGGGTGATCTTTTCAGCCTATTCTTTCTCCAGATTGGTGTTTCTGCCAATAAGCGGTATGCTGAGCGACAGGTATGGAAGAAGAAGAACCATACTGCTTGGACTTTTCCTTTATTCTTCTGTAACCTTCCTGTACATCCTGTCGAAAACTCCCGAACAGCTATCATTCGTTAGGATGCTGCACGGCATAACCTCAGCAATGATAATTCCCGTAGCGATGGCATCAGTTGGGGATATTTCAATAAAGGGAAAAGAGGGATTCTTCATCGGGAAGTTCAATCAATCTCTGTTCCTCGGAATGGCTTCGGGGCCCATAGTGGGTGGTGTTTTAAATGACATTCTTGGAATGAAGCTCACATTCATGTCCTTAAGCTTTTTTGGGTTCTTTACACTCCTTGTGGTTTTCATAAGCTTTCCTGAAACTGTTACAACAAGAAAAGAGAAAAAGCCAGTCTTCAGAAATTCAAAGCTCTGGATAGCCTTTATTTTCAGGTTTATAAACTCAATGGGGAGAGGGAGCATTTTGAGCTTTCTCCCAATCTACCTCGGTTTTCTAAACTATAGCACAACAGTAATAGGCTCGCTTGTGTCCCTCAATCTTTTCATCTCCGCATTGATCCAGCCATCTTTTGGGAGATTATCAGACAGGGTAGGGGTCAGATATCCGGTAATCATGTCCGCTTTAGCTGGAGCAGGTATTCTTTTTGCACTTCCAAGAGTTAGCTCTCTCGACAGCCTTATCTTTTTGAGCGTATTGCTTGGAATTACGAGCGCGATGAGCATTCCTGCAGTAGGAGCGATAGTGGCAGTAGAGGGCAAGAAAGGCGGGATGGGTCAGCTGATGGGTATTCTGTCCGCATCGAAAAGCCTTGGCAGGGTTGTCGGCCCGGTGGTATCCGGAGTTATCTTCGATGTTTTTGGCGGTGGGATATATGGGGTTAGAATGGCATTTACCCTTGCATCGCTGCTCTCGGTGAGTTCAGCGATAATATTCTGGATTGGTTATAAGGACTAA